A genomic segment from Thermoplasmata archaeon encodes:
- a CDS encoding NAD-binding protein — protein sequence MPSLRFAYAARLLRRLWKFLAAYVAVFVGAALGFYLLEGYQPGQLLTSFYWAMVTLSTIGYGDVVPTNADARLFTIGVAAIEVFLGAYLVSIVIATVSEESQHRVLGTFGTDFADHIIVLGYSAVGRAAIRELLAQGEKVAVVAESSADVTTLRSLASDKQLFATFGAPGDVDILKRVNVAGAHSVVVATGDDTTTLIAALNARALNPRIRIVVSVGRPELKQTLKAAGVTYVASPSEMAGRLCADAAFRPEVANMVEDLTTTEYGADMEEFVLSERTPISTQGLAEAEALVRRASDCLVIGYARATADGEFTTVLNPPSSFRFQPGDALIVVGTIPNLHRLQRWIGVPQGR from the coding sequence GTGCCGTCGCTACGGTTCGCCTACGCCGCCCGGCTCCTGCGGCGACTGTGGAAGTTCCTGGCGGCGTACGTCGCCGTCTTCGTCGGGGCCGCGCTCGGCTTCTACCTGCTCGAGGGCTACCAGCCGGGCCAGCTGCTGACCTCGTTCTACTGGGCGATGGTCACGCTCTCCACGATCGGCTACGGCGACGTCGTCCCGACGAACGCCGACGCCCGCCTCTTCACGATCGGGGTCGCGGCGATCGAGGTGTTCCTCGGCGCCTACCTCGTCTCGATCGTGATCGCGACGGTGTCGGAGGAGTCGCAGCACCGCGTGCTCGGCACGTTCGGCACCGACTTCGCCGACCACATCATCGTCCTCGGCTACTCGGCGGTGGGTCGCGCCGCGATCCGCGAGCTCCTCGCCCAGGGCGAGAAGGTGGCGGTCGTCGCGGAGAGCTCGGCCGACGTCACGACGCTCCGCTCGCTCGCGAGCGACAAGCAGCTGTTCGCGACCTTCGGGGCGCCCGGGGACGTGGACATCCTCAAGCGGGTCAACGTCGCCGGGGCGCACTCGGTCGTCGTGGCGACCGGCGACGACACGACCACGCTCATCGCCGCGCTGAACGCTCGGGCGCTGAACCCGCGCATCCGCATCGTGGTCTCGGTCGGCCGTCCCGAGCTCAAGCAGACGCTCAAGGCGGCCGGGGTCACCTACGTCGCCTCGCCGAGCGAGATGGCGGGCCGGCTGTGCGCCGACGCGGCGTTCCGCCCCGAGGTCGCGAACATGGTCGAGGACCTGACGACGACCGAGTACGGGGCCGACATGGAGGAGTTCGTCCTGAGCGAGCGGACCCCGATCTCGACCCAGGGTCTCGCCGAGGCCGAGGCGCTCGTGCGGCGGGCCTCGGACTGCCTCGTCATCGGCTACGCCCGTGCGACGGCGGACGGGGAGTTCACGACCGTGCTGAACCCGCCGAGCAGCTTCCGCTTCCAGCCGGGCGACGCGCTGATCGTCGTCGGGACGATCCCGAACCTGCACCGGCTCCAGCGCTGGATCGGCGTGCCGCAGGGCCGGTAG
- a CDS encoding nuclear transport factor 2 family protein: protein MVESDTARIALKFVNEINRHDVESLLALLSDDHLLVDADGQEVRGRERIAEAWRARFRECPDYHLGVKEWFQNGRVVAMFGTASGTTAVGEQLPAENRWRVPAAWRAVVRDRQIVQWQSFLDRGPIVKGRAAAPA from the coding sequence GTGGTCGAGTCCGACACGGCCCGCATCGCCCTCAAGTTCGTGAACGAGATCAACCGCCACGACGTCGAGAGCCTGCTCGCCCTGCTCTCCGACGACCACCTGCTCGTCGACGCCGACGGCCAGGAGGTCCGGGGCCGGGAGCGGATCGCGGAGGCATGGCGCGCCCGCTTCCGCGAGTGCCCCGACTACCACCTCGGGGTCAAGGAGTGGTTCCAGAACGGACGGGTCGTCGCGATGTTCGGCACCGCGAGCGGGACCACCGCCGTCGGCGAGCAGCTGCCGGCCGAGAACCGCTGGCGCGTGCCCGCGGCCTGGCGCGCGGTCGTCCGGGACCGGCAGATCGTCCAGTGGCAGTCGTTCCTCGACCGGGGACCGATCGTCAAGGGGCGGGCCGCGGCGCCCGCCTGA
- a CDS encoding class I SAM-dependent methyltransferase, producing the protein MAPSRDPKTIVRTGFNVVSRTYWPSGAPSDAFGHTLRMHRDWLEPLVRRLRRGAAVLDLGCGCGVPDAQLLSERFRVTGVDISDVQIARARRLVPGARFLRADMTEVVLPTGTFGGVVCLYALVHVPVDEQPRLLAKVHRWLEEEGLFLVTTGATAWTGIEEGWLGSNAPMYWSQADATTYAAWLEDAGFRVLRRELVDAGRGRQALFLAQKDAGGPAGPGARASALAPPSAGTRESRI; encoded by the coding sequence ATGGCCCCGAGCCGCGACCCGAAGACGATCGTGCGGACCGGGTTCAACGTCGTCTCGAGGACCTACTGGCCCTCGGGCGCGCCGAGCGACGCGTTCGGCCACACGCTTCGGATGCACCGCGACTGGCTCGAGCCGCTCGTCCGCCGGCTCCGCCGGGGCGCCGCGGTGCTCGACCTGGGCTGTGGCTGCGGGGTGCCGGACGCCCAGCTGCTCTCGGAGCGCTTCCGCGTCACGGGCGTCGACATCTCGGACGTGCAGATCGCCCGGGCCCGTCGGCTCGTCCCGGGCGCGCGGTTCCTGCGCGCGGACATGACCGAGGTCGTGCTGCCGACCGGGACGTTCGGCGGCGTCGTCTGCCTCTACGCGCTCGTCCACGTCCCCGTCGACGAGCAGCCCCGCCTCCTCGCCAAGGTCCACCGGTGGCTCGAGGAGGAGGGCCTCTTCCTCGTCACGACCGGCGCGACCGCCTGGACGGGCATCGAGGAGGGCTGGCTGGGCTCGAATGCGCCGATGTACTGGAGCCAGGCCGACGCGACGACGTACGCCGCCTGGCTCGAGGACGCGGGCTTCCGCGTCCTTCGGCGCGAGCTCGTCGACGCCGGTCGCGGCCGCCAAGCCCTGTTCCTCGCCCAAAAGGACGCGGGAGGCCCCGCGGGGCCCGGCGCCCGCGCGAGCGCGCTCGCGCCGCCCTCGGCGGGGACGCGGGAAAGTAGAATCTAG
- a CDS encoding ABC transporter ATP-binding protein, producing MPDAPIAPAPPEPDGPVVIGKDVWKVYGSGETEVVALRAINISIPRGKMLAVMGPSGSGKTTFLNCFSGLDDVSRGQITLEGVDLQSMDDRTKSEYRARRVGFVFQSYNLLPVLTATENVEMPLLIAGVPGREARERARTILGELGLGERLDRRPAELSGGQQQRVSLARALVGRPAIVWADEPTGNLDEEDSHQVTRLLRELNQTHHQTIVIVTHDPSVASACDRTVRMRDGRLES from the coding sequence ATGCCGGACGCGCCGATCGCACCCGCGCCCCCGGAGCCGGACGGGCCCGTGGTCATCGGCAAGGACGTCTGGAAGGTCTACGGGAGCGGCGAGACCGAGGTGGTCGCGCTGCGGGCGATCAACATCTCGATCCCCCGCGGCAAGATGCTCGCCGTCATGGGCCCGAGCGGCTCGGGCAAGACGACCTTCCTCAACTGCTTCTCGGGGCTCGACGACGTGAGCCGGGGCCAGATCACCCTGGAGGGCGTCGACCTCCAGTCGATGGACGACCGGACGAAGAGCGAGTATCGCGCGCGCCGGGTGGGGTTCGTCTTCCAGTCGTACAACCTCCTCCCCGTGCTCACCGCGACCGAGAACGTCGAGATGCCCCTGTTGATCGCGGGCGTCCCCGGTCGGGAGGCGCGCGAGCGCGCCCGCACGATCCTGGGCGAGCTCGGCCTCGGCGAGCGGCTCGACCGCCGTCCCGCCGAGCTATCGGGCGGGCAGCAGCAGCGCGTCTCGCTCGCGCGGGCGCTCGTCGGACGGCCGGCGATCGTCTGGGCGGACGAGCCGACCGGCAACCTCGACGAGGAGGACTCCCACCAGGTCACGCGGCTCCTGCGGGAGCTCAACCAGACCCACCACCAGACGATCGTCATCGTGACCCACGACCCGTCGGTCGCGAGCGCGTGCGACCGCACCGTGCGGATGCGCGACGGGCGCCTCGAGTCGTAG
- a CDS encoding FtsX-like permease family protein: MALAPVVGLLVLVLLAIVAIAIGLALRHRLAFRIGMRNVARARGRTVLLVLGLLVATTIVSGSLVVGDTVTQVTVHYTVLAVGYNDEIVGNQSPSGAYVPFPYSVYSDVALATAGNPDIAGMAPEIVSSVSVFDRTSGVPQTNLNLIGVNANQSTQLGDYVADNGSVVIGPAPGEVLLDDLAASEMNASTGDTVVLYGASGTPIPSVVQAVVQDNLRGAFPTGGLGNFGSVFTDLSTAQRLENLSGAINFLSVTNVGDQANRLALAPTVSATLNTTLATIPAAAGLAVTQLLVDSLASANASGSSLVTLFLVLGLFSIVAGALLIVGIFVLLAEERKGEMGVLRAIGLKGRELVYAFFFEGIAYAAGSALAGALLGVGVGYGLVYAFSVLYRIPGLPPNAILQSFTFTTGSLLEAYVIGFVLTLVTVVIASRRASRLNIVRAIRDLPEPPPTVRTYTYLAYLGAALFALGALLYATTHAGTGDESYPILGGAMAIAGLALVASRFVRNRLAFSLAGAALLVWAGDSSLHVALLGASHGGGIFVLFTVGVILVAGALLLFAFNASALAAGLLRLAGGRARRAPVAQIALSYPTRRTSRTTISLAIFALVVFVLVTIATAGATVDASLGNTLEAQSGGYTFVAYSSVPVPDLPGLVANNSSVAPFFDEVVPLAYAGLYVNVSGFAGNPYSDSVYSAPASAPASSNFYSTNHYTFTATEGGISAAQVMSELASVPDVAIVDQSYSPIANNLGGGSTAAHPKVDVGGTLGLSNPANGNRTTVTVIGVMTQSLVTGVFVSPPTAAALGIRAPQLFFLSLTAGQSAVRAAQLAKAAFFPYGLVVLNIAAILASSIAPTEGIIGLLQVFVGLGLAVGIAALGIVALRAVVERRREIGMLRANGFTRAMVLRAFFLEYSFVTLVGIAIGTALGLLVVWNLTQGPSASAAGATVFAIPLVNLALILGAAFGLSMAAVAQPSLRAARLPPAEAVRPTE, encoded by the coding sequence ATGGCGCTCGCTCCGGTCGTGGGCTTGCTCGTCCTCGTGCTGCTCGCGATCGTCGCGATCGCGATCGGCCTCGCGCTACGCCACCGGCTCGCCTTCCGCATCGGGATGCGCAACGTCGCGCGGGCGCGGGGCCGGACCGTCCTGCTCGTGCTGGGCCTCCTCGTGGCGACCACGATCGTCTCGGGCAGCCTCGTGGTCGGCGACACGGTCACGCAGGTCACGGTCCATTACACGGTCCTCGCCGTCGGCTATAACGACGAGATCGTCGGCAACCAGTCGCCGTCCGGGGCCTACGTGCCGTTCCCCTACTCCGTCTACTCGGACGTGGCCCTTGCGACCGCGGGCAACCCCGACATCGCCGGCATGGCGCCGGAGATCGTCAGCTCGGTCTCGGTCTTCGATCGGACCTCCGGCGTCCCGCAGACCAACCTCAACCTCATCGGCGTGAACGCGAACCAGAGCACCCAGCTCGGCGACTACGTGGCCGACAACGGCTCGGTCGTGATCGGCCCGGCGCCCGGCGAGGTCCTCCTCGACGATCTCGCCGCGTCGGAGATGAACGCCTCGACCGGCGACACGGTCGTCCTCTACGGGGCGAGCGGCACGCCGATCCCGTCGGTCGTCCAGGCCGTCGTGCAGGACAACCTGCGGGGCGCCTTCCCGACCGGCGGCCTCGGCAACTTCGGGAGCGTCTTCACCGACCTATCGACCGCGCAGCGCCTGGAGAACCTGTCCGGGGCCATCAACTTCCTCTCGGTCACGAACGTCGGCGACCAGGCGAACCGCCTCGCCCTCGCGCCGACGGTCAGCGCCACGCTCAACACGACGCTCGCGACGATCCCCGCGGCCGCGGGGCTCGCCGTCACCCAGCTGCTCGTCGACTCGCTGGCGAGCGCGAACGCGTCGGGGAGCAGCCTCGTGACCCTGTTCCTCGTCCTCGGGCTGTTCTCGATCGTCGCGGGCGCGCTATTGATCGTCGGGATCTTCGTCCTGCTCGCCGAGGAGCGCAAGGGCGAGATGGGGGTGCTGCGGGCGATCGGCCTGAAGGGCCGCGAGCTCGTGTACGCGTTCTTCTTCGAGGGGATCGCCTACGCGGCCGGCAGCGCGCTCGCCGGCGCGCTCCTCGGGGTCGGGGTCGGCTACGGGCTCGTCTACGCCTTCAGCGTGCTGTACCGGATCCCCGGCCTGCCCCCGAACGCGATCCTCCAGTCGTTCACGTTCACGACCGGCTCCCTGCTCGAGGCCTACGTCATCGGCTTCGTGCTCACACTCGTCACGGTCGTGATCGCGAGCCGCCGGGCGAGCCGCCTCAACATCGTCCGCGCGATCCGCGACCTCCCCGAGCCACCACCGACCGTGCGCACGTACACCTACCTCGCCTACCTCGGCGCCGCGCTGTTCGCCCTCGGCGCCCTGCTCTACGCCACCACCCACGCCGGCACGGGCGACGAGTCGTACCCGATCCTCGGGGGCGCGATGGCGATCGCCGGGCTCGCGCTCGTCGCCTCGCGCTTCGTGCGCAACCGTCTCGCCTTCTCGCTCGCGGGGGCGGCGCTCCTCGTCTGGGCCGGCGACAGTTCGCTCCACGTCGCGCTCCTCGGCGCCTCGCACGGCGGGGGGATCTTCGTGTTGTTCACCGTCGGGGTGATCCTGGTCGCCGGCGCCCTCCTGCTGTTCGCGTTCAACGCCTCCGCGCTCGCGGCCGGCCTCCTGCGCCTCGCGGGCGGGCGCGCCCGCCGGGCGCCGGTCGCCCAGATCGCGCTGTCGTATCCCACCCGCCGCACCTCCCGCACGACGATCAGCCTCGCGATCTTCGCGCTCGTGGTGTTCGTCCTCGTGACGATCGCGACCGCGGGGGCGACCGTCGACGCGAGCCTCGGCAACACGCTCGAGGCGCAGTCCGGCGGCTACACGTTCGTCGCGTACTCCTCCGTCCCGGTCCCCGACCTGCCCGGGCTCGTCGCCAACAACTCGAGCGTCGCGCCGTTCTTCGACGAGGTCGTACCGCTCGCCTACGCGGGCCTCTACGTGAACGTCAGCGGGTTCGCCGGCAATCCCTACTCGGACTCGGTCTACTCCGCGCCGGCGTCGGCACCGGCGTCCTCGAACTTCTACAGCACCAACCACTACACGTTCACCGCGACCGAGGGCGGTATCTCCGCCGCCCAGGTGATGTCGGAGCTCGCCTCCGTGCCCGACGTCGCGATCGTCGACCAGAGCTACTCGCCGATCGCCAACAACCTCGGCGGCGGCTCGACCGCCGCGCACCCGAAGGTGGACGTCGGCGGCACGCTCGGGCTGTCGAACCCCGCGAACGGGAACCGCACGACCGTCACCGTGATCGGGGTCATGACCCAGTCGCTCGTCACCGGGGTCTTCGTGAGCCCCCCGACCGCGGCCGCGCTCGGCATCCGCGCGCCCCAGCTGTTCTTCCTCTCGCTGACGGCCGGCCAGTCGGCGGTCCGGGCCGCCCAGCTCGCCAAGGCGGCGTTCTTCCCGTACGGGCTCGTCGTGCTGAACATCGCCGCGATCCTCGCCTCCTCGATCGCCCCGACCGAGGGGATCATCGGCCTCCTCCAGGTGTTCGTCGGGCTCGGCCTCGCGGTCGGGATCGCCGCGCTCGGCATCGTCGCGCTGCGCGCGGTCGTCGAGCGACGCCGCGAGATCGGGATGCTGCGGGCGAACGGCTTCACCCGCGCGATGGTCCTGCGCGCCTTCTTCCTGGAGTACTCGTTCGTGACCCTCGTCGGCATCGCGATCGGGACCGCCCTCGGCCTGCTGGTCGTATGGAACCTGACGCAGGGCCCCTCCGCGAGCGCGGCCGGGGCCACCGTCTTCGCGATCCCGCTGGTCAACCTCGCGCTGATCCTCGGGGCCGCCTTCGGCCTCTCCATGGCCGCGGTCGCCCAGCCGTCGCTGCGGGCCGCGCGACTGCCGCCGGCGGAGGCGGTGCGCCCCACCGAGTGA
- a CDS encoding alpha/beta hydrolase, whose amino-acid sequence MARVRTIRTPNGRFFEYVSRGKGPATLVVHPGGPGLTYHYLRGLLRLANAHLRVILFNPRGVGHSWRPGSRREYTLAAMAEDVEAIRKALRITELHLLGYSAGGFVALEYAHRYERHLTSLLLCATAGSAEEVRQSNRTALAVASRKQRALLRELTRARAFDSSEYQRLVEEVFGPFQTRFFKGTSKDWKATRLATDVYRTMMTRSGDEFAVDGTLSRWDGRRYYSKIEVPTLVVVGRYDTFLNPSVEMAERIEPAHLRVLQHSSHRMILEQPKEFLGTIREFLEDVTGG is encoded by the coding sequence ATGGCCCGCGTTCGCACGATCCGCACCCCGAACGGCCGTTTCTTCGAGTACGTCTCCCGGGGGAAGGGGCCGGCGACCCTCGTCGTCCACCCCGGCGGTCCCGGCCTCACCTACCACTACCTGCGCGGCCTCTTGCGGCTCGCGAACGCCCACCTGCGGGTGATCCTGTTCAATCCGCGGGGCGTGGGCCACAGCTGGCGGCCGGGGTCCCGTCGGGAGTACACGCTCGCCGCGATGGCCGAGGACGTCGAGGCGATCCGCAAGGCGCTGCGGATCACCGAGCTCCACCTGCTCGGCTACTCGGCCGGCGGGTTCGTGGCCCTCGAGTACGCGCACCGCTACGAGCGCCACCTCACCTCGCTCCTGCTCTGCGCGACCGCCGGCAGTGCCGAGGAGGTGCGCCAGTCGAACCGGACCGCGCTCGCCGTCGCCTCGCGGAAGCAGCGGGCGCTCCTGCGCGAGCTGACCCGGGCGCGCGCGTTCGACTCGAGCGAGTACCAGCGCCTGGTCGAGGAGGTGTTCGGGCCGTTCCAGACCCGCTTCTTCAAGGGGACGAGCAAGGACTGGAAGGCGACGCGCCTCGCGACCGACGTGTACCGCACGATGATGACCCGCTCGGGCGACGAGTTCGCGGTCGACGGCACGCTCTCGCGGTGGGACGGCCGTCGCTACTACTCGAAGATCGAGGTGCCGACCCTGGTCGTCGTCGGCCGCTACGACACCTTCCTCAATCCGTCGGTCGAGATGGCCGAGCGGATCGAGCCGGCGCACCTGCGCGTGCTGCAGCACAGCAGCCACCGCATGATCCTGGAGCAGCCCAAGGAGTTCCTCGGGACGATCCGCGAGTTCCTCGAGGACGTCACCGGCGGCTAG
- a CDS encoding tRNA (adenine-N1)-methyltransferase, translating into MVEVWREGEVVALKARGAPALLVPLARGSVRIGDRGVIDLSEQLGAAPGAAITWLGTPYRVLRPSLSDLFAGLARRAQIVTPKDVPQLLYLAGVAPGSRVAEAGSGSGALTLALAFAVGPSGHVASFDRRADFLEAARANVARAGLSGRVTFTERDVVQDGFDVREVDSVLLDLATPWDVLASAHGALAVGGFVATYSPTYNQLERTVQRLRALGFDEVRALELIERGIQVGEGGTRPDFEMLGHTGFLAVGRKVDER; encoded by the coding sequence GTGGTCGAGGTCTGGCGGGAGGGCGAGGTCGTCGCGCTCAAGGCGCGCGGGGCCCCCGCGCTGCTCGTCCCGCTCGCCCGCGGGTCGGTCCGGATCGGGGACCGAGGGGTGATCGACCTGTCGGAGCAGCTCGGCGCGGCGCCCGGGGCGGCGATCACCTGGCTCGGCACCCCGTACCGCGTGCTCCGCCCGTCGCTCTCCGACCTGTTCGCCGGCCTCGCCCGTCGGGCCCAGATCGTCACGCCCAAGGACGTCCCGCAGCTGCTCTACCTCGCCGGGGTCGCGCCGGGATCGCGCGTCGCGGAGGCCGGATCCGGGAGCGGCGCGCTCACGCTCGCGCTCGCCTTCGCGGTGGGTCCGAGCGGCCACGTCGCCTCGTTCGACCGACGCGCGGATTTCCTCGAGGCCGCGCGCGCGAACGTCGCCCGGGCCGGCCTCTCCGGGCGCGTGACGTTCACCGAGCGGGACGTCGTGCAGGACGGATTCGACGTGCGGGAGGTCGACAGCGTGCTGCTCGACCTCGCCACGCCGTGGGACGTCCTCGCCTCGGCGCACGGGGCCCTCGCGGTCGGCGGCTTCGTCGCGACGTACTCCCCGACGTACAACCAGCTCGAGCGTACCGTCCAGCGCCTGCGCGCGCTCGGCTTTGACGAGGTCCGGGCGCTCGAGCTGATCGAGCGGGGCATCCAGGTCGGCGAGGGCGGCACCCGGCCCGACTTCGAGATGCTCGGGCACACGGGGTTCCTCGCCGTCGGGCGGAAGGTCGACGAGCGGTGA
- a CDS encoding DUF3198 domain-containing protein, protein MSPASDPSFGRRLRRGLRTYRAAISIFILGVGIVLTILALGFFTPLSGWGPFPTINAATSTPGANYNLVFIVIGPIVVIAGAYLVGAYFVARAKFEHLMVTKSKAEFLRNIPELEDLLWELTPADEQRYEEKKAELRVRR, encoded by the coding sequence ATGAGCCCGGCCTCGGACCCGTCGTTCGGCCGCCGCCTGCGCCGCGGGCTGCGCACGTACCGGGCGGCGATCTCGATCTTCATCCTCGGGGTCGGGATCGTGCTCACGATCCTCGCGCTCGGATTCTTCACGCCGCTCAGCGGCTGGGGCCCGTTCCCGACGATCAACGCCGCCACGAGCACCCCCGGCGCGAATTACAACCTCGTTTTCATCGTGATCGGCCCGATCGTCGTCATCGCCGGAGCCTACCTCGTCGGCGCCTACTTCGTCGCGCGCGCCAAGTTCGAGCACCTCATGGTCACCAAGAGCAAGGCAGAGTTCCTCCGCAACATCCCCGAGCTCGAGGACCTGCTCTGGGAGCTCACGCCGGCGGACGAGCAGCGCTACGAGGAGAAGAAGGCGGAGCTGCGGGTGCGCCGCTAG
- a CDS encoding DUF4129 domain-containing protein, with protein sequence MSNARPRSRGSPTILFLVLVALAFGAAASVVAGAAVAPPFRSSSTPADVLPTWFFDLLVLAIFGSGIGFFVYLRLSRGAAVVPTQWVASIAIALLVGVAFVFLAQLFAGSAAVGSGTPGHSTGPGLNLTGGNATGNGTLAGGGTSAPSFHLPLPPWLLFVALSALVVGLALVATTPLWSAVVGRARSSATRRIPGAERDRVRGALASAAEALDAGGDPRATIEALYGAILARVGTMAIGLEGATPEEIRAEHLIRLGVRPAAAETLTRLFEEARYSTHPLGPGEVDRAARAIREASEDLDRAP encoded by the coding sequence ATGTCGAACGCGCGGCCGCGCTCGCGAGGCAGCCCCACGATCCTGTTCCTCGTGCTCGTCGCCCTCGCCTTCGGCGCGGCGGCCAGCGTCGTCGCCGGCGCCGCGGTGGCCCCCCCGTTCCGCTCGTCGAGCACCCCCGCGGACGTGCTGCCGACCTGGTTCTTCGACCTGCTCGTGCTCGCGATCTTCGGTAGCGGCATCGGCTTCTTCGTCTACCTGCGCCTGTCGCGCGGGGCCGCGGTCGTGCCCACGCAGTGGGTCGCGAGCATCGCGATCGCGCTCCTGGTCGGGGTCGCCTTCGTCTTCCTCGCGCAGCTGTTCGCCGGTTCGGCCGCGGTCGGGTCCGGGACCCCGGGCCACTCCACCGGACCCGGGCTCAACCTGACCGGCGGCAACGCGACGGGCAACGGGACGCTCGCCGGCGGCGGCACCTCGGCGCCCTCCTTCCACCTTCCCCTGCCACCGTGGCTACTGTTCGTCGCGCTCAGCGCGCTCGTCGTTGGTCTCGCGCTCGTCGCGACCACCCCCCTGTGGTCCGCCGTCGTCGGGCGCGCCCGTTCCTCCGCGACGCGTCGGATCCCGGGGGCCGAGCGGGACCGGGTGCGGGGAGCGCTCGCCTCGGCGGCGGAGGCGCTGGACGCGGGCGGGGATCCGCGGGCCACGATCGAGGCGCTCTACGGGGCGATCCTCGCCCGGGTCGGGACGATGGCCATCGGTCTCGAGGGAGCGACCCCGGAGGAGATCCGCGCCGAGCACCTGATCCGGCTCGGCGTGCGCCCGGCCGCCGCGGAGACCCTCACGCGGCTGTTCGAGGAGGCGCGCTACTCGACCCATCCGCTCGGCCCGGGCGAGGTGGACCGCGCCGCCCGGGCGATCCGGGAGGCGAGCGAGGACCTCGATCGCGCGCCATGA
- a CDS encoding DUF58 domain-containing protein has protein sequence MSGRAADEPPVRWRALAFLLFSSGIASIAAGVLLTAPALLFLGLPLLFGPIAATLYGPRSVPRARLEWRSEGTGATVDILGRFVPEPPTRTADLDLECSLPSGLSERAPPRIERTPEEIRFALSGRAPHPLVVPVPPPRLAWSDPAGLVARPVHGPSPPLVVERYPPELWHLGAVRLERTIPWPGETPSRRLGASGEFAGIREARPTDPARRINWRASARAGRLLANEYELDRTGDVLLLLDARPTPLGRALDTHLLALSVAAAEGIAQSFLREKARVGLGVFGEFLDAVPLAGGRRQALRIRQTLVRARVAEVAGIPERCAVSLGRQFPPGVTTVLFSSLAVEDADALVAHLGRRGFPALVLSPSPLPLQDGTGTASRPDAELVRRLARLERRERLARIWAFAPVVDWEEFWSLSGLVALLRRPVRRGRPR, from the coding sequence ATGAGCGGCCGAGCCGCGGACGAGCCTCCCGTGCGCTGGCGCGCGCTTGCGTTCCTGCTCTTCTCCAGCGGCATCGCGTCGATCGCGGCCGGAGTGCTGCTGACGGCCCCGGCGCTCCTGTTCCTCGGGCTTCCGCTGCTCTTCGGCCCCATCGCCGCGACGCTCTACGGGCCGCGATCGGTCCCCCGGGCCCGTCTCGAATGGCGCTCGGAGGGGACCGGAGCTACCGTCGATATCCTCGGGCGGTTCGTGCCGGAACCGCCGACGCGGACGGCGGACCTCGATCTCGAGTGCTCGCTGCCCTCGGGGCTGAGCGAGCGGGCCCCGCCCCGGATCGAGCGGACCCCGGAGGAGATCCGCTTCGCGCTCTCCGGGCGGGCGCCCCACCCGCTCGTCGTCCCCGTGCCGCCGCCCCGCCTCGCCTGGAGCGATCCGGCCGGGCTGGTGGCCCGCCCGGTGCACGGGCCGTCGCCACCGCTCGTCGTCGAACGGTACCCGCCCGAGCTCTGGCATCTCGGCGCCGTCCGCCTGGAGCGCACGATCCCGTGGCCCGGCGAGACGCCTTCGCGCCGGCTGGGCGCGAGCGGCGAGTTCGCCGGCATCCGGGAGGCCCGCCCGACCGACCCGGCCCGCCGCATCAACTGGCGCGCGAGCGCCCGGGCCGGCCGCCTCCTCGCGAACGAGTACGAGCTCGACCGCACCGGCGACGTGCTGCTCCTGCTCGACGCGCGCCCGACCCCGCTCGGCCGGGCGCTCGACACGCACCTGCTCGCGCTGTCGGTAGCGGCGGCGGAGGGGATCGCGCAGTCGTTCCTGCGCGAGAAGGCCCGGGTCGGGCTGGGCGTCTTCGGCGAGTTCCTCGACGCGGTCCCGCTCGCCGGGGGTCGCCGGCAGGCGCTGCGGATCCGCCAGACCCTAGTGCGCGCGCGCGTCGCCGAGGTCGCCGGCATCCCCGAGCGCTGCGCGGTCTCGCTCGGACGCCAGTTCCCTCCCGGCGTGACGACCGTCCTCTTCTCGAGCCTCGCGGTCGAGGACGCCGATGCGCTCGTCGCGCACCTCGGACGTCGAGGGTTCCCGGCCCTCGTGCTCAGCCCCTCGCCGCTCCCGCTCCAGGACGGCACCGGCACCGCCTCGCGGCCCGACGCCGAGCTGGTCCGGCGTCTCGCTCGGCTCGAGCGGCGCGAGCGGCTCGCGCGGATCTGGGCGTTCGCGCCGGTCGTGGACTGGGAGGAGTTCTGGAGCCTGAGCGGCCTGGTCGCGCTGCTCCGCCGGCCGGTGCGACGGGGGCGGCCCAGGTGA